Proteins encoded together in one Impatiens glandulifera chromosome 1, dImpGla2.1, whole genome shotgun sequence window:
- the LOC124922757 gene encoding pentatricopeptide repeat-containing protein At3g06920-like: MKALSRISIQGKGVTFNNSLRKKFSSFCLQQIDGPGQGVERVCKILETGPWEASTESALSSIDEAPHTELIIRVLSQLKNINTAVNYFRWTERKIDKPHCPEAYNTLIMLMARIKQFDHLEKILEEMSIAGFGPSNTTSMDVVVNCVKSHKLQDAYDFIHTMRKFKFRPAFSAYTTLIGALSEVHQPDQMLILFNQMQELGYEPSVHLFTTLIRVLANEGRVDAALSLLDELKRNSLEADIVLYNVCIDCFGKAGKVDMAWKFFHELRTIGLKPDDVTYTSMIGVLSKANRIQEAVEIFDEMEANRNVPCAYAYNTMIMGFGSVGMFDEAYNLLERQRLKGSIPSVIAYNGILTCLGKKGKVDEAMKIFEEMKKDAKPSLATYNIIMDILCKGGKLETAFKIRDFMKEIGLFPNIRTVNIMIDRLCKARKLDEACSIFEELDHKVCTPNEVTFCSLIDGLGRSGRVSDAYTLYERMLDSGRTPNAIVFTSLIRNFFMSGRKDDGHKIYKEMIRMGASPDLHLLNTYMDCVFKSGETEKGRKLFDEIKTWGLTPTVHSYSILIHGLIKAGLARETDKLFSAMKQQGCVLDTLAYNTVIDGLCKSGQIDKAYELLEEMKVKGCPPTVVTYGCVIDGLAKIDRLDESYMLFEEAKCKGLEVNVVVYSSLIDGFGKVGRIDEAYLVMEELLQKGLTPNVYTWNCLLDGLVKAEEINEALVWFNSMKESKCSPNAVTYGILINGLCRVRKFNKAFVFWEEMRKQGLEPNMYTYTNMISGLAKSGNIVDANGLFRRFSDNGGKPDAACCNTMIEGLSFANRAMEAFSVFEETRLKGCNIYSKTCVVLLEALQKGECLEQAAIVGAVLRETANARHAER; this comes from the exons ATGAAGGCGCTTTCAAGAATTTCGATTCAAGGGAAAG GAGTAACATTCAACAATTCACTCCGGAAGAAGTTTTCATCCTTCTGTCTTCAACAAATAGATGGACCAGGACAAGGCGTGGAAAGAGTCTGCAAAATTCTAGAGACTGGTCCATGGGAAGCTTCAACAGAGAGTGCTCTGTCTTCCATTGATGAAGCCCCTCATACTGAATTGATAATCCGAGTTCTAAGCcagctcaagaacatcaacaCAGCAGTGAACTACTTCAGATGGACCGAGAGAAAGATTGATAAACCCCATTGTCCAGAGGCATACAACACACTCATAATGTTAATGGCTAGAATTAAACAGTTTGATCATCTAGAAAAGATTCTAGAAGAAATGAGCATTGCTGGATTCGGTCCATCCAACACTACATCAATGGACGTAGTTGTTAACTGTGTCAAGTCCCATAAACTGCAAGACGCATACGATTTCATTCACACCATGAGGAAATTCAAGTTCAGGCCTGCATTCTCCGCTTACACAACTCTAATCGGTGCTTTATCCGAAGTTCACCAGCCCGACCAAAtgttaatactttttaatcagATGCAAGAATTAGGTTATGAGCCAAGTGTCCATCTCTTCACCACTCTAATTCGCGTTTTGGCAAACGAAGGCCGAGTTGACGCCGCATTATCTCTTCTAGATGAACTGAAACGCAATTCGTTGGAGGCTGATATCGTCCTTTATAATGTATGCATAGATTGCTTTGGAAAAGCGGGTAAAGTAGATATGGCTTGGAAATTCTTTCACGAGCTGAGAACAATCGGGCTCAAGCCAGACGATGTCACCTACACTAGCATGATAGGTGTCCTATCGAAAGCTAATAGGATCCAAGAAGCTGTTGAAATATTCGACGAGATGGAAGCCAATCGAAATGTCCCATGTGCGTATGCGTATAACACAATGATCATGGGTTTTGGTTCGGTTGGGATGTTCGATGAAGCTTACAATCTACTCGAAAGGCAACGTTTAAAAGGGAGTATACCGAGTGTGATTGCTTATAATGGCATCCTTACTTGTCTCGGGAAGAAGGGTAAAGTCGACGAAGCTATGAAAATATTcgaggaaatgaagaaagacGCGAAACCTAGTCTCGCCACTTATAACATCATCATGGACATTCTTTGCAAGGGAGGAAAACTCGAGACTGCTTTCAAGATTCGagatttcatgaaagaaatcgGTTTGTTTCCAAACATTCGGACCGTGAATATAATGATAGATAGATTGTGTAAAGCTCGAAAGCTTGATGAAGCCTGTTCTATCTTTGAGGAGTTGGATCACAAAGTATGCACCCCTAATGAAGTAACTTTTTGTTCGTTGATTGACGGTTTGGGCCGAAGTGGAAGAGTTTCGGATGCTTACACACTTTACGAGCGTATGTTGGATTCGGGTAGGACTCCTAATGCCATTGTCTTTACGTCACTTATTCGGAACTTCTTTATGTCGGGAAGGAAAGACGATGGCCACAAAATATACAAAGAGATGATTCGAATGGGGGCGTCCCCGGATCTTCACCTACTCAACACATACATGGATTGTGTTTTCAAATCTGGCGAGACAGAAAAAGGTCGTAAATTATTCGATGAAATTAAAACGTGGGGTCTTACTCCTACCGTCCATAGCTATTCGATATTAATCCACGGGCTTATAAAGGCGGGTTTAGCACGCGAAACCGATAAATTGTTCTCCGCCATGAAACAACAAGGATGTGTCCTAGACACGCTTGCTTACAACACAGTTATTGATGGACTCTGCAAGTCAGGTCAAATCGATAAAGCCTACGAGCTTCTCGAGGAAATGAAGGTGAAGGGTTGTCCACCAACCGTCGTTACCTACGGGTGTGTAATTGACGGGCTTGCGAAAATTGACCGCCTAGACGAATCTTACATGCTTTTTGAAGAGGCGAAATGCAAAGGCCTTGAAGTAAACGTGGTTGTCTATAGTAGTCTAATTGACGGGTTTGGTAAAGTAGGAAGAATCGACGAAGCTTATCTAGTCATGGAGGAGTTATTGCAAAAGGGTTTAACCCCAAACGTATACACATGGAATTGCTTGCTCGATGGGCTTGTAAAGGCCGAGGAAATAAACGAAGCGCTTGTTTGGTTTAATTCAATGAAAGAATCCAAATGTAGTCCAAATGCCGTAACCTATGGGATTCTAATAAACGGTCTTTGTAGGGTTCGGAAATTCAACAAAGCGTTTGTGTTTTGGGAAGAAATGCGTAAACAAGGACTAGAACCGAATATGTATACTTACACGAATATGATTTCTGGGCTTGCCAAATCTGGAAATATAGTGGATGCAAATGGACTGTTTAGGAGGTTTAGTGACAATGGAGGAAAGCCTGATGCAGCCTGCTGTAATACAATGATCGAGGGGTTAAGTTTTGCGAACCGAGCAATGGAAGCGTTTTCTGTGTTTGAGGAAACTAGGTTAAAAGGGTGTAACATATATTCTAAGACATGTGTTGTTCTTCTTGAAGCCTTGCAGAAGGGTGAGTGTCTTGAGCAGGCTGCAATTGTGGGTGCTGTCTTGAGGGAAACAGCAAATGCTAGGCATGCTGAAAGATAA